One segment of Salvelinus alpinus chromosome 1, SLU_Salpinus.1, whole genome shotgun sequence DNA contains the following:
- the rpusd1 gene encoding RNA pseudouridylate synthase domain-containing protein 1: protein MEPGSMGPGSMEPGSEQPDSGMEPGSVEPTSMEPLETTRVVESASGVEPARGVEPSRVVESASGVEPARGVEPSRGVEPASVDSLKVLYQSCDYIIVDKHWDIRIDSKMWYEKHTVQKQLGLRFPELADPGTYYGFRFCHQLDYSTSGVLCVALNKAAAGRVYHCFKDRRATKVYLALVRSWVEEEKMTVDFSIGQNTTEGRTHMMCIQGTDGCENPKPCRTQLTVLEYGAYDGDPVTKVLLQPLTGRTHQLRVHCEAIGHPIVGDYTYSLGEDSAPYRMMLHAHLLHLPLEPLPLQAAAPDPFTTPTDPRWRSQHCLRTVEGAVETLLERRAAEERTEQEEKKRQQEERRKQQEERRRRGREESEEQRRTSQQWLSEWTDV, encoded by the exons ATGGAACCGGGCAGTATGGGACCGGGCAGTATGGAACCTGGCAGTGAGCAACCAGACAGCGGTATGGAACCTGGCAGTGTGGAACCGACCAGTATGGAACCGCTGGAAACTACCAGGGTTGTGGAATCGGCCAGCGGTGTGGAACCGGCCAGGGGTGTGGAACCGTCCAGGGTTGTGGAATCGGCCAGCGGTGTGGAACCGGCCAGGGGTGTGGAACCGTCCAGAGGTGTGGAACCGGCCAGTGTTGACAGTCTGAAGGTTCTGTATCAGAGCTGTGACTACATCATAGTGGATAAGCACTGGGACATCCGCATCGACAGCAAGATGTGGTACGAGAAACACACGGTCCAGAAACAGCTGGGGCTGCGTTTCCCTGAGCTGGCCGACCCCGGGACGTACTATGGGTTCAG gttcTGTCACCAGCTGGACTACTCCACCAGTGGGGTTCTGTGTGTGGCTCTGAACAAGGCTGCTGCTGGCCGGGTCTACCACTGCTTTAAAGACCGCAGAGCTACCAAGGTCTACCTAGCACTg GTGAGAagctgggtggaggaggagaagatgacTGTAGATTTCTCCATCGGTCAAAACACCACAGAGGGAAGAACACACATGATGTGTATCCAAGGAACAGACG GTTGTGAGAACCCCAAACCCTGTCGGACACAGCTCACAGTGTTGGAGTACGGAGCTTATGATGGAGACCCTGTTACCAAGGTGCTGCTGCAGCCtcttacag GTCGTACCCACCAGCTGAGGGTCCACTGTGAGGCGATAGGCCACCCCATCGTAGGAGACTACACCTACAGCCTGGGAGAAGACAGCGCCCCCTATCGTATGATGCTGCACGCACACCTCCTACACCTCCCTCTGGAGCCTCTCCCCCTGCAGGCCGCCGCTCCTGACCCCTTCACCACGCCCACTGACCCCCGCTGGCGCTCGCAGCACTGCCTCCGGACTGTAGAGGGAGCCGTGGAGACCCTGCTGGAGCGCAGGGCGGCGGAGGAGAGGACGGagcaggaggagaagaagaggcagcaggaggagaggaggaagcagcaggaggagaggaggaggagggggagagaggagagtgaagagcaGAGGAGGACGAGTCAGCAGTGgttgtctgagtggactgatgtctga